A single window of Anaerolineae bacterium DNA harbors:
- a CDS encoding Phosphoenolpyruvate synthase, whose product MFDTSEVLATFYGDESFPVEWKDEEEKKLFWFYDDNHVPNPVSPMYFSLHGWWGPTLDYMYRRFGFPIGCAWNAKKINGYVYTAISPRDPNEAALIGPYYGWIMPTYAENFLDWWQQRYLPEIKRNFEYLDTYDTKNASLQELMVFLEEAIDIQERHFRLHWILNLAQFQASLTFQILAKELIPDVDGALLGRILISLEDRNWDSVRELWQLKEEVKANPELKQIFDSKETASAIIPALQTTPSGRAFMEKVQAYLKEYGYKPLYTHEYIYKLWVEDPTPCVETIKGYLVSDYNFPEEYEKIKNDQQSAMRELMEKVPADAPAEKKEALQEAMRLAVKMMPLTPDHHFYFDQGTFARMRLVLLAIGRKMVEMGLLRDAEDIMFLEYDQLRYYVANPKSESNPNGYDGISVIKEARRKWEDAFKITPRDWVGTVTRWNMYEEIYHTLWGYPERFERAREGKKEAADKVIGLPAAAGVAEGYARIVKSPDEFDQVKRGEIMVCLMTNPAWVIVFSKIKGVVTDAGGVLSHTAVVSREFGIPAVVGTGDATRRIKTGDRVRVNGFTGVVEILETA is encoded by the coding sequence ATGTTTGATACAAGCGAAGTTCTGGCAACCTTCTACGGCGACGAGAGTTTTCCTGTCGAGTGGAAGGACGAAGAAGAGAAGAAACTCTTCTGGTTTTATGACGACAACCATGTCCCCAATCCCGTTTCGCCGATGTATTTCAGCCTGCATGGCTGGTGGGGACCCACACTTGATTACATGTATCGGCGCTTTGGCTTTCCCATCGGCTGCGCATGGAACGCCAAAAAGATCAATGGTTATGTCTATACTGCCATCAGTCCGCGCGATCCGAACGAAGCTGCTCTCATCGGACCCTATTATGGCTGGATTATGCCCACCTACGCTGAGAATTTCCTCGATTGGTGGCAACAACGCTATCTTCCCGAAATCAAACGCAACTTTGAATATCTGGATACGTATGACACCAAGAACGCCTCTCTCCAGGAATTAATGGTCTTCCTCGAAGAAGCTATCGATATCCAGGAACGCCATTTCCGCTTGCACTGGATCTTAAATCTGGCTCAGTTCCAGGCTTCGCTTACCTTCCAAATCCTGGCTAAGGAATTGATCCCCGATGTGGATGGAGCCCTGCTGGGGCGGATTTTGATCTCCCTGGAAGACCGCAACTGGGATTCGGTGCGCGAATTGTGGCAACTCAAAGAAGAAGTCAAAGCCAATCCAGAGCTAAAGCAAATCTTCGATAGCAAAGAAACAGCCTCGGCAATCATCCCTGCCTTGCAAACCACACCCAGCGGGCGGGCCTTCATGGAAAAAGTGCAGGCATACTTGAAGGAATACGGTTATAAACCCCTCTACACGCATGAGTATATTTATAAGCTCTGGGTTGAAGACCCTACACCCTGCGTGGAGACCATTAAGGGGTATCTGGTATCCGATTATAATTTCCCAGAAGAGTACGAAAAAATCAAGAACGATCAGCAATCGGCGATGCGAGAATTAATGGAGAAGGTTCCGGCCGATGCTCCAGCCGAGAAAAAGGAAGCCTTGCAAGAAGCGATGCGCCTGGCGGTTAAGATGATGCCCCTCACCCCCGACCATCACTTTTACTTCGATCAGGGCACCTTTGCTCGCATGAGACTGGTATTGTTGGCGATTGGGCGCAAGATGGTCGAAATGGGTTTGCTGCGCGATGCAGAAGACATTATGTTCCTGGAATACGACCAGTTGCGTTATTATGTGGCAAACCCCAAGAGCGAGTCGAATCCCAACGGCTATGATGGCATCAGTGTGATTAAAGAAGCGCGCCGCAAGTGGGAGGATGCCTTCAAGATCACGCCCCGCGATTGGGTCGGTACCGTCACGCGCTGGAATATGTATGAGGAAATTTACCACACCTTGTGGGGCTACCCAGAGCGCTTTGAGCGCGCCCGCGAGGGTAAGAAAGAAGCCGCCGATAAGGTGATCGGATTGCCAGCAGCCGCAGGCGTTGCTGAAGGATACGCCCGCATTGTCAAGAGCCCGGATGAGTTCGATCAGGTCAAACGGGGTGAGATTATGGTCTGCCTGATGACCAACCCTGCCTGGGTCATTGTCTTCTCGAAGATCAAGGGTGTGGTCACCGATGCCGGTGGGGTGCTTTCTCACACCGCGGTTGTCTCCCGTGAGTTTGGTATTCCGGCTGTGGTTGGCACCGGCGACGCTACGCGGCGGATCAAGACTGGCGATCGGGTACGTGTGAACGGCTTCACCGGTGTGGTGGAGATTTTGGAGACAGCATAG
- a CDS encoding Maltose/maltodextrin ABC transporter, permease protein MalF, with protein sequence MALSSQATQKYSLRKFIRQIEPTFYIAPSFLVMAVILVYPLGYSLWLSFHRWTLRTFKQGIPFVGLENYRQLFSNPEFWNSIRITFTFVLLAITIEFVLGMALALLLNHDLKAKGLIRSFILLPMMCTNVVIGLTWRLLFNYEFGIINYYLTQLGFGPVEWLSSPKIALWSVILVDVWNTTSFVALMLLAGLQSLPEEPFEAARIDGANSLQTFLYLTLPLLRQTILVALLWRLIDTFRIFDVVYLLTAGGPARATETVSIYIYRYGFQAFNLGFASAASYVMIVIMLFIAGMMARAIGRSETA encoded by the coding sequence ATGGCTTTATCCTCTCAGGCGACCCAAAAATATTCTCTTCGTAAATTCATCCGCCAGATCGAACCCACCTTTTATATTGCCCCCTCCTTTTTGGTGATGGCGGTCATCCTCGTCTATCCCTTAGGTTATTCGTTATGGTTGAGCTTTCACCGCTGGACCCTGCGAACCTTCAAGCAGGGTATTCCGTTTGTCGGTTTGGAGAATTATCGCCAACTCTTCAGCAATCCCGAATTTTGGAACTCTATTCGCATCACCTTCACTTTCGTTCTTCTGGCAATCACCATTGAGTTCGTGTTGGGGATGGCATTGGCTCTTTTGCTGAATCACGACCTCAAAGCCAAAGGGTTAATTCGCTCCTTTATCCTGTTACCGATGATGTGCACCAACGTCGTGATTGGATTGACCTGGCGACTGCTCTTCAACTATGAGTTTGGCATCATCAATTATTATTTGACTCAACTTGGCTTTGGACCGGTGGAATGGCTTAGTTCGCCGAAAATTGCCCTCTGGTCGGTGATTTTGGTGGATGTGTGGAATACCACCTCGTTTGTTGCCCTGATGTTACTGGCCGGCCTGCAATCCTTGCCTGAAGAACCCTTCGAGGCTGCCCGCATTGATGGAGCTAATTCGCTTCAGACCTTTCTCTATCTTACTTTGCCGCTGCTCCGCCAGACGATTCTGGTGGCTCTGCTTTGGCGGTTGATCGATACCTTTCGCATCTTCGATGTTGTCTATTTGCTCACGGCTGGCGGGCCAGCACGCGCCACAGAAACGGTGAGCATTTACATTTATCGCTATGGTTTTCAAGCGTTCAATCTCGGATTTGCCTCTGCAGCTTCGTATGTCATGATTGTCATTATGTTGTTCATCGCCGGTATGATGGCGCGGGCGATCGGAAGATCGGAAACAGCATAG
- a CDS encoding Cation-transporting ATPase, E1-E2 family, protein MKQWHQMEVDQALAELKSDAINGLPLEEVRKRQQEYGPNQLIERGMKSPWQILLDQFTEIMVVILIIAAVVSFLMHEVTDSVVILIIVVLNAALGFSQEYRAEKAMVALKRLSAPKVKVRRAGHVQEIPARELVPGDVVQLDAGDAVAADCRLIEAVNLRVQEAVLTGESEAVEKHAHPIAEENLPLGDQRNMVFMGTVTTYGRGLAVVVRTGMQTELGKIADMLQSVEQESTPLQKRLKQLGKGLAIAALAIVFVIFVLGILRGEPLRLMFMTAIGMAVAVIPEGLPAVVTIALALGAQRMLSRNALIRKLPAVETLGSVTTICSDKTGTLTENRMTVTVVDVAGNRVDFLEKMKFYSPTVSEAEKLNPLRVKYPEVALMLEAGALCNDAVIEKEFQEGGGYRTVGDPTEGALVVAAARAGLWKDQLEQILPRVAEIPFDSERKRMTTVHRLDGKYATDLSLQSLQILKHQGKEAFIAFTKGAVDSLLQVSAHVWTDGRSVPLDEEWKHRIQRANEDLARQGIRVLGVAFRIYPAGGDGASLQPREEELIFVGLFGMIDPARAEVKDAVQTSLSAGVRPIMITGDHPLTAAHIARQLGIGSPSYQVITGQELETMSLEELKEKLDDVSIFARVSPAHKMKIVEALQAKGEIVAMTGDGVNDAPALKKADIGVAMGITGTDVSKEASEMVLLDDNFATIVAAIEEGRRIYDNIRKFIRYTLTSNAGEIWVMLLGPFFGLPLPLTPLQILWVNLVTDGLPGLALTVEPAEPDTMRRKPYPPNENIFARGLGVSILWIGIIMGLTSLFAGIWAFQSGRLESWQTMVFTTLTLSQMGNALAIRSDHFTLRQIGLFSNKPLLAAVLLTFVLQMAVIYLPFLQSIFNTVALSLEELAISFAFSVVVFIAVEFSKWIRFQRKSKASQDSIS, encoded by the coding sequence ATGAAGCAATGGCATCAAATGGAAGTCGACCAAGCCCTGGCAGAACTTAAAAGCGATGCAATAAACGGTCTCCCTCTGGAAGAGGTCAGAAAACGCCAGCAGGAATATGGTCCGAATCAATTGATCGAACGGGGGATGAAAAGTCCGTGGCAGATTTTGTTGGATCAATTCACCGAGATTATGGTGGTCATTCTGATCATCGCTGCGGTAGTTTCGTTCTTGATGCATGAGGTCACCGATTCCGTCGTCATTCTGATTATCGTTGTGCTGAATGCAGCCCTGGGTTTCTCTCAGGAATACCGCGCCGAAAAAGCAATGGTGGCTTTGAAACGTTTATCGGCGCCGAAAGTCAAAGTTCGCCGCGCTGGACATGTTCAGGAAATCCCGGCGCGTGAACTGGTACCCGGTGATGTGGTTCAACTGGATGCGGGCGATGCCGTAGCGGCAGATTGTCGCCTGATTGAGGCGGTGAACCTGCGCGTTCAGGAAGCTGTATTGACAGGTGAATCGGAAGCTGTAGAAAAACATGCCCATCCCATTGCGGAAGAAAATCTGCCCCTCGGTGACCAACGGAATATGGTGTTCATGGGCACCGTGACGACCTATGGGCGAGGTCTGGCGGTCGTTGTCCGCACAGGGATGCAAACTGAGTTAGGCAAGATTGCCGATATGCTTCAAAGCGTTGAACAAGAGAGTACACCTCTCCAAAAGCGTCTGAAACAGCTTGGCAAAGGGCTGGCAATTGCCGCTCTGGCAATCGTTTTCGTAATTTTCGTATTGGGCATTTTGCGCGGCGAACCATTGCGGTTGATGTTCATGACGGCAATTGGGATGGCTGTGGCGGTAATCCCGGAAGGACTCCCTGCAGTTGTGACGATTGCCCTGGCTTTAGGGGCACAGCGGATGCTCAGCCGCAATGCCCTGATCCGTAAATTGCCAGCCGTAGAAACGCTTGGCTCCGTTACAACCATCTGTTCAGATAAAACAGGGACACTCACCGAAAACCGCATGACCGTGACCGTTGTCGATGTGGCAGGAAATCGGGTGGACTTCTTAGAAAAAATGAAGTTTTACTCTCCAACCGTCTCAGAAGCAGAAAAACTGAATCCCCTGCGGGTGAAATATCCCGAAGTTGCCCTGATGCTGGAGGCGGGGGCTTTGTGCAATGATGCGGTGATTGAAAAAGAGTTCCAGGAAGGCGGCGGTTATCGAACGGTTGGAGACCCGACCGAAGGAGCATTGGTGGTAGCGGCGGCACGAGCTGGTTTATGGAAAGACCAGTTGGAACAAATTTTGCCGCGCGTGGCGGAGATCCCCTTTGATTCTGAGCGCAAGCGGATGACAACCGTTCATCGCCTGGATGGAAAATATGCCACTGATCTCAGTCTGCAAAGTCTTCAAATTCTGAAACATCAAGGAAAAGAAGCTTTCATTGCCTTCACCAAAGGAGCCGTAGATAGTTTGCTACAGGTCTCTGCCCACGTATGGACAGACGGGAGAAGCGTGCCACTCGATGAAGAATGGAAACACCGAATTCAGCGGGCTAACGAAGACTTAGCCAGGCAAGGCATCCGTGTTTTGGGAGTTGCCTTTCGTATTTATCCTGCAGGTGGCGATGGCGCTTCTCTTCAACCGCGTGAAGAAGAGTTGATTTTCGTAGGCTTGTTTGGGATGATCGATCCAGCCCGTGCAGAGGTAAAGGATGCCGTCCAGACTTCACTGTCTGCAGGGGTGCGCCCGATCATGATCACCGGGGATCATCCTTTAACGGCTGCCCATATCGCCCGTCAATTGGGAATCGGCAGCCCCTCTTATCAGGTGATTACCGGTCAGGAACTGGAGACAATGTCCCTCGAAGAATTGAAAGAAAAGCTTGACGATGTCTCCATCTTTGCCCGGGTATCGCCAGCCCATAAAATGAAGATTGTGGAAGCTTTACAGGCAAAAGGGGAAATCGTTGCCATGACCGGCGATGGAGTCAACGATGCACCTGCCCTGAAAAAGGCTGATATTGGTGTGGCGATGGGGATTACAGGAACCGATGTTTCCAAGGAAGCGTCGGAGATGGTGCTCTTAGACGATAACTTTGCAACGATTGTGGCAGCCATTGAGGAAGGCCGACGGATTTACGATAATATTCGCAAGTTTATCCGCTATACGCTCACTTCGAATGCGGGTGAAATTTGGGTAATGTTGCTCGGGCCTTTCTTTGGCTTGCCTTTGCCGCTAACGCCCTTACAAATCTTATGGGTCAACCTGGTGACCGATGGACTGCCAGGCCTGGCTTTAACCGTGGAGCCAGCTGAACCCGATACGATGCGTCGCAAACCCTATCCACCCAATGAGAACATCTTTGCCAGAGGATTGGGCGTGAGTATCCTCTGGATCGGAATCATCATGGGATTGACGTCTTTGTTTGCCGGTATTTGGGCTTTTCAGAGTGGTCGCCTTGAGAGCTGGCAAACCATGGTCTTTACTACTCTCACCCTGTCGCAAATGGGCAATGCACTGGCAATTCGCTCCGATCACTTCACGTTGCGTCAGATCGGTTTGTTCTCCAATAAACCCCTTTTAGCAGCTGTTTTATTAACGTTTGTCCTCCAGATGGCTGTGATTTATCTGCCGTTTTTGCAGTCGATCTTCAACACAGTTGCTCTCTCGCTCGAAGAACTGGCTATTTCGTTTGCTTTCAGCGTTGTTGTCTTTATAGCCGTGGAGTTCTCGAAGTGGATTCGCTTTCAACGCAAATCCAAAGCAAGCCAGGATAGTATTTCTTGA
- a CDS encoding Various polyols ABC transporter, periplasmic substrate-binding protein, producing the protein MDSRHIGIEYLQKKKGEEEMKKVVFQVVSLLVLVSLVVACAPQPTQAPEQPAATEAPGATEAPAPEQPAATEAPVATEVPGAGKYEPIVVACWSGPEHDNLVKVAAEYEKKTGNKVIVEEIAREAYYDKLTTTFVGGGSDYDVAYVSSDWIPSWVEAGALKDLTSFIEDPNVAMPGLDLGVYGKTLEYFTFDGKLYVFPSEGDTAWLWYRKDLFEEKGLKIPETWDEYLEAALALNNPPEIYGTVIGAKRDEAWWDFMFYLFGMGGDVLDENYNPIINNEVGVQALTFYADLLQKHKVVSPDVVNYGYNEILTSLQEGKAAMGIEWMAATQTLTDCSQSPKVCKDGQPLLGYTLVPGVRQADGSLVRKTGGSQWGWAIPSGAKNQEAAYKFIEWLTGKEGATMWALNGGIPSNIEALTDPQVVAAVPQFELLAEVMPYRALFPVLTVSPEMLPVVQDGIVAAVTGVKDPKTAADEMATKLTDILKSGGYLK; encoded by the coding sequence ATGGATTCCCGGCATATTGGCATCGAATACCTTCAAAAGAAGAAAGGAGAAGAAGAAATGAAAAAAGTTGTATTTCAAGTGGTATCTCTATTGGTTCTCGTCAGCCTTGTGGTTGCCTGTGCCCCACAACCCACCCAGGCTCCCGAACAGCCTGCAGCCACCGAGGCACCTGGCGCTACAGAAGCACCTGCTCCCGAACAACCCGCTGCCACCGAAGCGCCGGTAGCGACAGAGGTGCCGGGTGCAGGAAAATACGAACCGATCGTGGTTGCCTGCTGGAGTGGCCCGGAACACGATAACCTGGTCAAGGTCGCCGCTGAGTATGAGAAGAAAACCGGCAACAAGGTCATCGTCGAAGAGATTGCGCGGGAGGCTTATTACGATAAATTGACCACCACCTTCGTCGGTGGCGGTTCGGACTACGATGTCGCCTACGTCTCTTCCGACTGGATTCCGAGTTGGGTGGAAGCCGGCGCGCTCAAAGACCTGACCAGCTTTATTGAAGATCCCAATGTCGCTATGCCGGGTTTAGACCTGGGCGTGTATGGCAAAACCCTGGAATACTTCACCTTCGATGGTAAACTCTATGTCTTTCCCTCCGAGGGAGACACAGCCTGGTTGTGGTACCGCAAAGACCTGTTTGAAGAAAAAGGTCTGAAGATTCCTGAAACGTGGGATGAATATCTTGAAGCCGCTCTGGCCTTGAACAATCCTCCCGAAATTTACGGAACAGTCATTGGTGCCAAGCGCGATGAAGCCTGGTGGGACTTCATGTTCTACCTCTTCGGAATGGGTGGCGATGTACTGGATGAAAATTACAATCCCATCATCAACAATGAAGTTGGCGTTCAGGCGCTGACCTTCTATGCTGACCTGTTGCAGAAACACAAGGTGGTCAGCCCGGATGTGGTGAACTATGGTTACAATGAAATCCTGACCTCCTTGCAAGAAGGAAAAGCCGCCATGGGCATCGAATGGATGGCAGCCACCCAAACCCTGACCGATTGCAGCCAAAGCCCGAAGGTTTGCAAAGATGGGCAACCCTTGCTGGGGTATACATTGGTGCCGGGCGTCCGTCAGGCGGATGGCAGTCTGGTGCGCAAGACCGGTGGTTCGCAATGGGGGTGGGCGATCCCCAGCGGCGCCAAAAATCAAGAAGCAGCCTATAAATTCATTGAATGGCTAACCGGCAAGGAAGGCGCCACGATGTGGGCGCTCAACGGCGGCATTCCCAGCAACATCGAGGCTTTGACCGATCCGCAGGTGGTGGCAGCCGTGCCACAATTTGAGCTATTGGCGGAAGTGATGCCTTACCGCGCCCTCTTCCCTGTCCTGACCGTTTCACCGGAGATGTTGCCGGTTGTGCAAGACGGCATCGTCGCTGCGGTGACCGGGGTTAAGGACCCGAAAACGGCGGCGGATGAAATGGCAACCAAACTGACCGATATCCTCAAGAGCGGCGGTTATCTCAAATAA
- a CDS encoding putative L-arabinose isomerase: MIAPLPSTAPIGLFLLRAEWFDSVVALPALRQAVELDQTRIVQALQGRINLQQVWTVNSQTSLETACSELRASDVQGVILVFQVWAEDFYLSPFLEALGNRPLAVWCFQPWQKLPLSLSFVDVLRGSGWVGTFEGLGTLRNLKKPFFFTFGAPDQERVLTDLEQFAKATTVYQALKKANFGLLPHRNEQMQSTFVDEFRLLHELGPRVEYLSVQQLADATRRLNEAEVKQYITDLRQKIPIRGVKDETLEQAARVSLGLAHLAVERKLDILSFNDIAEETHRCFGLRPALYPPLLWEKNVHIGLEGDLGAATALFLLQRLSNAGVFFAEFWVWDEAENLVIGGHAGPQNPQLAEPGSLWISPDYEFAQSDTTEGAHLQFVVARGRVTLLQMRCTPKGWQAIAAQGSSLGGAARLEGYPHAILRLDATVESFFRRCAEVGTTQHFVLTFGDYRREIHLLCEWLGIALVWLE; this comes from the coding sequence ATGATCGCACCTTTGCCATCCACCGCTCCGATTGGACTCTTCCTTTTGCGAGCAGAATGGTTTGATTCGGTGGTTGCCTTACCCGCACTGCGCCAGGCCGTAGAGCTTGATCAAACCCGCATTGTGCAGGCGCTCCAGGGGCGGATTAATCTCCAGCAGGTCTGGACGGTAAACTCCCAAACCAGCCTGGAAACAGCCTGTTCTGAGCTGCGCGCCAGTGATGTGCAGGGCGTGATTCTTGTCTTCCAGGTTTGGGCGGAAGATTTCTATCTATCTCCCTTTTTGGAGGCTTTAGGGAATCGTCCTTTAGCGGTTTGGTGCTTTCAACCCTGGCAGAAATTGCCCCTTTCGCTCTCTTTTGTGGACGTTTTGCGCGGCTCGGGATGGGTCGGCACCTTCGAGGGGCTTGGCACGCTGCGTAACTTGAAGAAACCTTTTTTCTTTACATTTGGAGCACCTGATCAGGAACGCGTCCTTACAGATTTGGAGCAATTTGCCAAAGCCACCACCGTCTATCAGGCTTTGAAAAAAGCTAATTTTGGTCTGTTGCCTCACCGCAACGAGCAAATGCAAAGTACATTTGTAGATGAATTTCGCCTCTTACACGAACTGGGCCCTCGGGTGGAATATCTTTCGGTTCAACAACTCGCCGATGCCACGCGGCGACTGAATGAAGCGGAAGTAAAGCAATACATCACAGATTTGCGTCAGAAGATTCCGATTCGCGGTGTCAAGGACGAGACTTTGGAGCAGGCAGCCCGCGTATCTCTGGGATTAGCTCATCTGGCGGTTGAGCGTAAGCTCGATATCCTATCGTTCAATGACATCGCTGAGGAAACCCACCGCTGTTTTGGCTTGCGACCGGCGCTCTATCCACCGCTGTTATGGGAGAAAAACGTCCACATCGGTTTGGAGGGGGATTTAGGGGCAGCAACGGCGTTGTTTCTATTACAACGATTGAGCAACGCAGGGGTCTTCTTCGCCGAATTTTGGGTATGGGACGAAGCGGAGAATCTGGTCATCGGCGGACATGCCGGACCACAAAATCCACAGTTAGCCGAACCTGGTTCGCTCTGGATTTCACCCGATTACGAATTTGCCCAGAGCGACACAACCGAGGGAGCACACTTACAGTTTGTGGTTGCCAGGGGCAGGGTTACCCTGCTCCAGATGCGTTGTACCCCTAAGGGTTGGCAGGCGATTGCTGCCCAGGGCAGCAGCCTGGGTGGGGCAGCGCGGCTGGAAGGTTATCCTCATGCAATCTTGCGTTTAGATGCCACTGTTGAATCCTTCTTCCGGCGCTGCGCAGAAGTTGGAACCACCCAACACTTTGTCCTGACCTTTGGGGATTATCGGCGCGAGATTCACCTCTTATGTGAGTGGTTGGGCATCGCGTTGGTGTGGCTGGAATAG
- a CDS encoding Maltose/maltodextrin ABC transporter, permease protein MalG: MSSYRLLRYLSRLLIYFLVILAVVLSLAPLAYLLITSFKEPNLTFNLPPVWIFTPTLQNYREVLAGGQFEKYFVNSLVVALSTTTIALFLGGLAAYGFSRFRFRGAFWLRMSALIPQMLPPITIIVPLYVLFNGLKLLDTRWALIISYLTFTIPLALWMMIGFFDDVPLELEEAAMIDGCTRLGALVRVSLPLVAPGLAATAILAFLYCWNEFLYAVILTGREARTLPVTITSFMTNKAILWGRIAASGSMVLVPVLAFALLAQRYLVRGLSRGAIK; this comes from the coding sequence ATGTCTTCATATCGCCTGTTACGTTATCTCAGCCGCCTGTTGATTTATTTTCTGGTCATTCTTGCCGTTGTCCTCTCGTTGGCGCCTCTGGCGTATCTCTTGATTACTTCCTTCAAAGAGCCCAATCTGACCTTTAACTTGCCGCCGGTATGGATTTTTACCCCCACCCTGCAAAATTATCGTGAGGTATTAGCCGGTGGGCAGTTCGAGAAATATTTTGTCAACAGCCTGGTGGTGGCGCTCAGCACGACGACCATTGCCTTATTCCTGGGAGGTCTGGCGGCTTATGGCTTCTCCCGCTTTCGCTTTCGCGGCGCTTTCTGGCTGCGTATGAGCGCCTTGATCCCGCAAATGTTGCCACCTATCACCATCATTGTTCCGCTCTATGTGCTGTTCAACGGTTTGAAATTGCTGGATACCCGCTGGGCGTTGATCATCTCCTACCTGACCTTTACAATTCCTCTTGCCCTCTGGATGATGATCGGCTTCTTCGATGATGTGCCGCTTGAATTGGAAGAAGCTGCCATGATCGACGGCTGTACGCGGCTGGGGGCATTGGTAAGGGTGAGCCTGCCGCTGGTTGCGCCGGGGCTGGCGGCTACGGCAATCCTGGCGTTTCTTTATTGCTGGAATGAGTTCCTCTATGCGGTTATCCTGACCGGCAGGGAAGCGCGCACCTTGCCGGTGACCATCACCAGCTTCATGACCAACAAAGCCATCCTTTGGGGACGAATCGCCGCTTCTGGCTCCATGGTGCTGGTGCCAGTATTAGCTTTTGCGCTGCTTGCCCAACGGTATCTGGTCCGCGGTCTATCGCGCGGGGCAATCAAATAG
- a CDS encoding Lipopolysaccharide biosynthesis protein RffA has protein sequence MSRLALLGGEPLKKTPFPAWPVYDENERQALNQVLESRIWWRTPGTQTLAFEQEFAAYHQAQFGIAVTNGTAALEVALSALEIGPGDEVIVPDFTFVATASAVLFTGALPVLVDVTPDTFCLDPAQVEAAITPRTKAIIAVHVGGHPADLDALQELAHRYGLYLVEDSSHAHGAEWKGHKIGAIGDIGTFSFQASKLMTAGEGGIIITNSPDLERKARSVHDCGRMPGEWFYDHFIYGSNYRLSEWQGAILRQQLKRLDEQAAIRSRNAAFLDRELPKIEGITPQKLDPRVTRHGYYAYIFHVDRRAFAGISTERFIAAFNAEGIPTQASYPPLHELDVFKSGAYRKRLGEVHARTEHPFLRSGFPNTLKAAWETVWLPNPVMLGSEEEMQIIVEAIRKIQGSANELK, from the coding sequence ATGTCCAGACTCGCCTTACTTGGCGGTGAACCGCTGAAAAAGACTCCCTTCCCTGCCTGGCCTGTCTATGACGAAAACGAGCGTCAGGCTTTGAATCAGGTCCTGGAAAGCCGCATCTGGTGGCGCACTCCCGGCACGCAAACCCTGGCTTTTGAACAGGAGTTTGCCGCCTACCACCAGGCTCAATTTGGAATTGCTGTGACCAACGGCACAGCCGCCCTAGAAGTTGCCCTGAGCGCGCTGGAGATTGGACCCGGCGATGAGGTGATCGTTCCGGATTTCACCTTCGTTGCCACAGCCAGCGCCGTCTTGTTCACCGGCGCTCTGCCCGTTTTGGTAGATGTCACCCCCGACACCTTTTGCCTTGACCCTGCACAGGTCGAAGCTGCCATCACGCCGCGCACCAAAGCCATCATTGCGGTGCATGTTGGCGGACACCCGGCTGACTTAGATGCCCTCCAGGAACTGGCTCACCGTTATGGACTTTACCTGGTGGAGGATAGCTCTCATGCCCACGGGGCAGAATGGAAGGGGCATAAAATCGGTGCAATAGGAGATATCGGCACATTCAGCTTTCAGGCATCCAAACTGATGACGGCTGGCGAGGGCGGCATCATCATCACCAATTCGCCCGATTTGGAGCGGAAAGCGCGCTCGGTCCACGATTGTGGGCGGATGCCCGGCGAGTGGTTCTATGATCATTTCATCTATGGCTCGAACTACCGCCTGAGCGAATGGCAGGGAGCCATTTTACGCCAGCAACTGAAACGCCTGGACGAACAAGCCGCCATCCGTTCGCGCAACGCGGCTTTCCTCGACCGGGAACTGCCCAAGATTGAGGGCATCACCCCTCAAAAGCTCGATCCACGGGTCACCCGGCACGGCTATTATGCCTATATCTTCCATGTCGACCGCCGTGCCTTTGCCGGTATCTCCACCGAGCGATTCATCGCTGCCTTCAATGCGGAAGGCATTCCTACCCAGGCAAGCTATCCACCCTTGCACGAGTTGGATGTCTTCAAGAGCGGTGCCTATCGCAAACGGCTTGGCGAAGTGCATGCCCGCACAGAACATCCTTTCCTGCGTAGCGGCTTTCCCAATACCCTGAAAGCAGCCTGGGAAACTGTCTGGCTGCCCAACCCGGTCATGCTGGGCAGCGAAGAAGAGATGCAAATCATTGTCGAAGCTATTCGTAAGATCCAGGGCTCTGCGAATGAGTTAAAATAA